In a single window of the Raphanus sativus cultivar WK10039 unplaced genomic scaffold, ASM80110v3 Scaffold2593, whole genome shotgun sequence genome:
- the LOC130505806 gene encoding PLASMODESMATA CALLOSE-BINDING PROTEIN 4-like: MMEKQSYFFLFLSLVPLCSSTTHDVINPPTVFPTNPTTTPPATTFPPVTITPTNPAPALPINPPVTVVPPTLTPPVTNPVAQYPPTQPSGTVPVIPPPVSSNSPSVSGQSWCVAKPGASQTSLQLALDYACGIGKADCSQIQQGGSCYSPISLQNHASFAFNSYYQKNPSPQSCDFGGAASVVSTNPSTGSCIYQTGSGSSTTSTPVGTTTPTPSTQTVNQPPVTSTPITPTGGVTIGVGTPPAVFNPANPSSNTLPNPSSGGSAVYGFDGSPNGNNPTPSDSTNLQIHFGYTMVVTLILQAMLFH; this comes from the exons ATGATGGAGAAACAGAGttacttcttcttgtttctttctctcGTCCCACTCTGTTCCTCAACAACTCATGATGTCATAAACCCACCAACTGTCTTCCCTACAAACCCTACAACTACACCGCCTGCTACTACATTCCCTCCGGTGACCATAACGCCCACAAATCCAGCTCCAGCACTTCCTATTAACCCTCCAGTCACAGTAGTCCCTCCTACACTCACACCACCAGTGACCAACCCAGTGGCTCAGTACCCTCCAACACAACCCTCAGGGACGGTTCCTGTGATTCCACCGCCTGTTTCCTCAAATTCTCCATCGGTTTCAGGACAAAGCTGGTGCGTGGCAAAGCCTGGAGCCTCCCAAACCTCACTCCAGTTGGCTCTTGACTATGCCTGCGGGATCGGTAAAGCGGATTGCTCTCAGATACAGCAAGGAGGCAGCTGTTATTCGCCTATCAGTCTTCAGAATCATGCTTCATTTGCCTTCAACAGCTATTACCAGAAGAATCCTTCTCCACAAAGCTGTGATTTTGGCGGTGCAGCCTCAGTAGTTAGCACCAACCCAA GTACTGGTTCTTGCATTTACCAGACAGGTTCTGGTTCATCAACAACGTCAACTCCAGTAGGAACAACAACACCAACTCCATCCACACAAACAGTTAACCAGCCTCCTGTCACATCAACACCTATAACACCAACAGGAGGCGTGACAATAGG GGTTGGAACTCCACCAGCTGTTTTTAACCCGGCGAATCCTTCATCAAACACTCTACCCAATCCATCCTCAGGAGGTTCAGCGGTTTACGGGTTTGATGGTTCACCTAATGGGAACAATCCAACACCATCAGACTCTACCAACTTGCAGATTCACTTTGGTTACACTATGGTGGTAACATTGATTCTTCAAGCAATGCTATTTCATTag
- the LOC130505805 gene encoding serine/threonine-protein kinase haspin homolog, producing MGQRVDLWSEITRSEEEDGDGFRDVPQVEVYQRRKKLEKPSAAENLVWSVKGARTSFINGPKRDSWTRSLSTRGRESIAVGAFVNNQPQKKPVRRKKPAIPKGKAVKAPDLQKEKEYFHEVDAFELVEESPSPKTKNSSTWIDGEQVVAEVPHLATRLEKWLISKKLNRPCGPSSTLSKILETSNSTSRLEPILDDDAFDALALGTPENPSASNSLVFRLIQSAGDSLDAEDVPVREIKTEEIDFEDVSVVKIKTEEIDLEDELKRLSLTSDLVSPHPDYEKPFLDLLSACGQMQPSNFMEVFSKFCEPESIVKIGEGTYGEAFRAGPSVCKIVPIDGDFTVNGEIQKRADELLEEVILSLTLNQLRERETEAQNLCPTFIRTQDIKVCQGPYDPILVKAWEDWDAKNGSENDHPDFPEKQCYVMFVLEHGGKDLESFVLLNFDEARSLLVQVTAGLAVAEAAFEFEHRDLHWGNILLSRNNSSTLPFIVEGKQVFIKTFGVQISIIDFTLSRINTGEKILFLDLTADPYLFKGPKGDKQSETYRKMKAVTKDSWEGHFARTNVLWLIYLVDLLLTKKSFERSSKDERELRSLKKRMEKYKSAKEALSDPFFSDMLMDQIS from the exons ATGGGACAGAGAG TTGATCTTTGGTCTGAAATAACTAGATCCGAGGAAGAAGACGGAGATGGGTTCAGAGATGTACCTCAAGTCGAGGTTTAtcagagaaggaagaagcttgAGAAGCCTTCAGCAGCCGAAAATTT AGTCTGGTCAGTGAAAGGGGCTCGTACTAGTTTCATCAACGGACCCAAGAGAGATAGCTGGACTCGTTCCCTTTCCACCAG AGGGAGGGAGAGTATAGCAGTTGGCGCTTTTGTCAACAATCAGCCTCAGAAGAAACCAGTTAGGAGAAAGAAGCCTGCTATTCCAAAG GGAAAAGCTGTGAAAGCTCCAGACTTGCAGAAAGAAAAGGAGTATTTTCAtgaggttgatgcttttgagCTTGTGGAAGAGAGTCCATCTCCCAAGACCAAGAACTCTAGTACATGGATCGACGGGGAACAAGTTGTTGCAGAAGTGCCACATCTGGCCACAAGATTAGAGAAATGGCTGATCTCGAAGAAGTTAAATCGTCCTTGTGGTCCTTCAAGCACACTCTCTAAGATACTTGAAACCTCAAACTCAACCTCGCGCTTAGAGCCAATACTTGATGATGATGCCTTTGATGCATTGGCTCTAGGAACCCCAGAAAATCCTTCTGCTAGCAACAGTTTAGTTTTCCGGCTCATCCAGAGTGCTGGTGACAGCTTAGATGCCGAAGATGTGCCTGTCAGAGAGATCAAGACAGAGGAAATTGACTTCGAAGATGTGTCTGTTGTAAAGATAAAGACGGAAGAAATCGACCTTGAAGATGAGCTGAAACGACTGTCTTTGACGTCTGATCTGGTATCCCCTCATCCAGATTACGAGAAGCCATTTCTTGATCTATTGTCCGCCTGTGGACAGATGCAACCTTCAAACTTCATGGAAGTATTCTCCAAATTCTG TGAACCAGAAAGCATTGTCAAGATTGGTGAAGGTACATATGGGGAGGCGTTTAGGGCTGGTCCTAGTGTCTGCAAAATAGTTCCAATTGATGGAGACTTCACTGTTAATGGAGAAATACAGAAG AGAGCTGACGAACTGCTTGAGGAGGTGATACTCTCTTTGACTCTTAATCAACTTAGAGAACGTGAGACTGAAGCTCAGAATCTGTGCCCGACGTTCATAAGAACTCAAGA TATAAAAGTGTGCCAAGGTCCGTATGACCCTATACTGGTAAAAGCATGGGAAGATTGGGATGCAAAAAATGGCTCTGAGAATGATCACCCAGATTTTCCGGAGAAACAA TGCTATGTCATGTTTGTTCTGGAACATGGTGGCAAAGACCTTGAAAGCTTCgttcttttgaattttgatgaaGCACGGAGCTTATTGGTTCAG GTCACTGCTGGCCTGGCTGTTGCTGAAGCTGCTTTTGAGTTCGAGCACCGAGATCTGCACTG GGGAAACATTCTTCTAAGTCGTAATAACTCGAGTACTCTGCCTTTTATTGTCGAAGGGAAACAAGTTTTCATCAAAACTTTTGGAGTACAGATATCCATAATCGACTTTACTCTTTCAAGAATCAACACAG GTGAAAAGATACTGTTTCTGGACCTTACTGCTGATCCATACCTTTTCAAAGGACCAAAAGGAGATAAACAG TCGGAAACTTACAGAAAGATGAAGGCAGTTACCAAAGATAGCTGGGAAGGCCA CTTTGCTCGAACAAACGTTCTCTGGTTAATCTACCTGGTGGATCTCTTACTGACCAAGAAGTCATTC GAGCGGTCTTCGAAAGATGAAAGAGAATTGAGGTCACTGAAGAAGCGGATGGAGAAGTATAAATCAGCTAAAGAGGCTCTTTCAGATCCTTTCTTCTCAGATATGTTGATGGACCAAATATCATAA